In Holophagales bacterium, one DNA window encodes the following:
- a CDS encoding serine/threonine protein kinase, whose protein sequence is MTPQRHARLRELFHRAIESPEAERAALLAALEIDDADLAGDLAALLAEAGTESGHDLPAVPPAGVAVPSPWPTQLGRWRILGELGRGGMGWVLLAERADGAYDQRAAVKILDPLRLGSREVAGRLLAERRLLARLVHPSIARLLDGGTAPGGEPFFVMELVEGQRIDEYVAAHRLDLATTLRLFLDVCAAVEYAHRNLIVHRDLKPSNVLVTADGVPKLLDFGIAKLLDPALDPEAAVETRHGHSPMTIRYAAPEQVRGEPVTVATDVYALGVLLYELLTGTSPYGEDSRTLPALLRAVCEREPLPPSTVDLTLPVLTASAAAMGKERGRPRRRRALRGDVDAIVLKALRKEPAERYGSVAELADDLRRHLDGRPVLARRGSRLYRTAKFVRRNRWPLATGTAALVLLSFYFVERERQLREVARERDKAREVTETMVGLFELSDPSEARGTAFTVREALDRGAERIDRELAGQPEVRATLLETMGRVYHNLGLYARGRTLLEKATALSRTFAAPGDLSSTLLFLARAEQTAGDLPAAEKTFTEALGEAKRARDPVREAHVLAELARLRSDQGDWKEAERLHREADAIYERMTDALPLDRAENLSSLALVVQAQGRRDGAKTELTAAEGWLRKGHDDDPVREAMIGGELGVAYRWIGEPLRAAKLLDTSLSLLRSVVPGDHVELANLLNNRAMVAADQGDLSAATAGFEQAAAMWRRLMGDDHPRVALATANLGVLSLRRGDWRRAADLIGHALEVSRRRLPADHPDLCVDLENLADARLELGDPAGAFALIDESEKILEQKLKPPNASLARILARRARHADRAGRLAEADQLSSRALAMYSETQAPDSPAIAAARGIRGRVLLSLGRGTEALPLLEEALASRLRALGPDHYETAHARSLLGGALVATGATARAVPELEKALADLEQALLPSHYAVAETRARLADALAIRGDRARATELRQRALADLRASYPHGHPLIPKLEKTLAGS, encoded by the coding sequence ATGACGCCGCAGCGCCACGCCCGGCTGCGCGAGCTCTTCCATCGCGCGATCGAAAGCCCGGAGGCCGAGCGCGCAGCGCTGTTGGCCGCGCTCGAGATCGACGATGCGGACCTGGCGGGCGACCTCGCCGCCCTGCTCGCCGAGGCGGGAACCGAGTCCGGCCACGACCTCCCCGCCGTTCCACCAGCCGGCGTCGCGGTACCGAGCCCCTGGCCCACGCAGCTCGGTCGCTGGCGGATCCTCGGCGAGCTGGGGCGCGGTGGCATGGGCTGGGTGCTGCTCGCCGAGCGCGCCGACGGCGCCTACGACCAGCGCGCCGCGGTCAAGATCCTCGACCCGCTGCGGCTCGGGAGCCGCGAGGTCGCCGGACGCCTTCTCGCCGAGCGACGGCTGCTCGCCCGCCTCGTCCATCCGTCGATCGCCCGTCTGCTCGACGGCGGGACGGCACCCGGCGGCGAGCCCTTCTTCGTCATGGAGCTCGTCGAGGGCCAACGGATCGACGAGTACGTCGCTGCCCACCGCCTCGACCTCGCGACGACCCTGCGGCTCTTCCTCGACGTCTGCGCGGCGGTGGAGTACGCGCACCGCAACCTGATCGTCCACCGTGACCTCAAGCCGAGCAACGTCCTGGTCACCGCCGACGGCGTGCCGAAGCTCCTCGACTTCGGCATCGCCAAGCTCCTCGACCCGGCGCTCGATCCGGAGGCCGCTGTCGAGACGCGGCACGGCCATTCGCCGATGACCATCCGCTACGCCGCTCCCGAACAGGTGCGCGGCGAACCAGTCACCGTCGCCACCGACGTCTACGCCCTCGGTGTGCTGCTCTACGAGCTGCTTACCGGCACCTCGCCTTACGGGGAGGATTCGCGAACCCTGCCGGCGCTGCTGCGCGCGGTCTGTGAACGCGAGCCCCTGCCGCCTTCGACGGTCGATCTCACCCTGCCGGTGCTCACCGCGTCGGCGGCCGCGATGGGCAAGGAGCGTGGCCGCCCGCGGCGCCGGCGCGCCCTGCGCGGCGACGTCGACGCCATCGTCCTCAAGGCGCTGCGCAAGGAGCCGGCCGAGCGCTACGGCTCGGTCGCCGAGCTCGCCGACGATCTGCGGCGCCACCTCGACGGGCGTCCCGTCCTCGCGCGGCGAGGCTCGCGGCTCTACCGCACCGCCAAATTCGTGCGGCGCAACCGCTGGCCGCTGGCCACCGGCACCGCCGCCCTCGTGCTGCTCTCGTTCTACTTCGTCGAGCGCGAGCGCCAGTTGCGCGAGGTCGCCCGCGAGCGCGACAAGGCGCGCGAGGTCACCGAGACGATGGTCGGCCTCTTCGAGCTCTCCGACCCGAGCGAGGCGCGCGGCACCGCCTTCACCGTCCGCGAGGCGCTCGACCGCGGCGCCGAGCGGATCGACCGCGAGCTCGCCGGGCAGCCCGAGGTCCGCGCCACGCTGCTCGAGACGATGGGCCGGGTCTACCACAACCTCGGCCTCTACGCCCGCGGGCGCACGCTGCTCGAGAAGGCCACGGCGCTCTCCCGCACCTTCGCCGCTCCGGGCGACCTCTCGTCGACACTGCTCTTCCTCGCCCGCGCGGAACAGACGGCGGGCGACCTTCCGGCCGCCGAGAAGACCTTCACCGAGGCGCTCGGCGAGGCGAAGCGGGCGCGAGATCCCGTGCGCGAAGCACACGTGCTGGCCGAGCTCGCGCGGCTGCGCAGCGACCAAGGCGACTGGAAGGAAGCCGAGCGGCTGCATCGCGAGGCCGATGCGATCTACGAGCGGATGACGGACGCTCTTCCGCTCGATCGCGCCGAGAACCTCTCGAGCCTGGCGCTCGTCGTGCAGGCGCAGGGGAGGCGCGACGGAGCGAAGACCGAGCTCACCGCGGCCGAAGGTTGGCTCAGGAAGGGGCACGACGACGATCCGGTGCGCGAGGCGATGATCGGCGGCGAGCTCGGTGTCGCCTATCGCTGGATCGGCGAGCCGCTTCGTGCCGCCAAGCTCCTCGACACGTCGCTCTCACTCCTCCGCTCGGTGGTGCCCGGCGACCATGTCGAGCTCGCCAATCTGCTCAATAACCGGGCAATGGTCGCCGCCGATCAAGGCGATCTCTCCGCTGCGACCGCAGGATTCGAACAGGCGGCGGCGATGTGGCGACGGTTGATGGGCGACGATCACCCTCGTGTCGCCCTGGCGACGGCGAACCTTGGTGTGCTCTCCCTGCGTCGCGGCGATTGGCGTCGGGCGGCCGATCTCATCGGCCACGCCCTCGAGGTCAGCCGGCGCCGCCTGCCCGCCGACCACCCCGACCTCTGCGTCGATCTCGAGAACCTCGCCGACGCCCGCCTCGAGCTCGGGGACCCGGCGGGCGCCTTCGCCCTGATCGACGAGTCGGAGAAGATCCTCGAGCAGAAGCTCAAGCCGCCCAACGCGTCGCTCGCCCGCATTCTCGCCCGGCGGGCGCGCCACGCCGACCGCGCCGGCCGACTGGCCGAGGCCGACCAGCTTTCTTCCCGCGCGCTGGCCATGTACAGCGAGACGCAGGCCCCGGACTCGCCGGCGATCGCTGCGGCGCGCGGCATCCGAGGCCGCGTCCTGCTTTCGCTGGGGAGGGGGACCGAAGCTCTCCCCCTGCTCGAGGAGGCGCTCGCCAGCCGCCTGCGCGCGCTCGGACCGGACCACTACGAGACCGCCCACGCACGAAGCCTGCTCGGCGGTGCGCTCGTCGCCACCGGGGCGACGGCGCGCGCGGTCCCCGAGCTCGAGAAGGCGCTCGCCGATCTCGAGCAAGCCCTCTTGCCGAGCCACTACGCCGTGGCCGAGACCCGCGCGCGGCTTGCCGACGCCCTGGCGATTCGCGGCGACCGGGCGCGTGCCACGGAGCTGCGCCAGCGTGCGCTCGCCGACCTGCGCGCTTCCTACCCCCACGGCCACCCGCTGATCCCAAAGCTCGAGAAGACGCTCGCCGGCTCCTGA
- a CDS encoding NAD(P)H-binding protein, translating to MSADRRRAIVAGASGLVGSHLVDELLADESWSAVTLLVRRPLPRTHAKLTHLVVDFAALPSLPAADDLFCALGTTIAKAGSQPAFRAVDHDAVLAFAAAGWQAGARQLLVVSSLGADPASRTFYSRVKGEMERAVEALAFDSIQIFRPSLLLGDRAELRVGERVASAVFAPLGPLFLGPLARYRPIAASTVAAAMRRVARAAPSGLAIHESERIRALAEG from the coding sequence ATGAGTGCAGATCGCAGGCGAGCCATCGTGGCCGGAGCGAGCGGGCTCGTCGGCTCCCATCTGGTCGACGAGCTGCTCGCCGACGAGAGCTGGAGCGCGGTGACGCTCCTCGTGCGACGGCCGCTGCCGCGCACCCACGCGAAGCTCACCCATCTCGTCGTCGACTTCGCGGCCCTCCCGTCGTTGCCCGCCGCCGACGACCTCTTCTGCGCTCTCGGGACGACGATCGCCAAGGCCGGATCGCAGCCGGCGTTCCGTGCCGTCGACCACGACGCCGTCCTCGCCTTCGCCGCGGCGGGCTGGCAGGCGGGGGCGCGCCAGCTCCTGGTGGTCAGCTCGCTCGGTGCCGACCCGGCATCGCGCACCTTCTACAGCCGGGTCAAGGGCGAGATGGAGCGGGCGGTCGAGGCGCTCGCCTTCGATTCGATCCAGATCTTCCGCCCTTCGCTGCTGCTCGGCGACCGCGCCGAGCTGCGCGTCGGGGAGCGCGTGGCCAGCGCCGTCTTCGCCCCGCTCGGCCCGCTCTTCCTGGGCCCGCTGGCGCGCTACCGGCCGATCGCCGCGAGCACGGTGGCCGCGGCGATGCGGCGGGTCGCCCGCGCCGCGCCGAGCGGTCTGGCGATTCACGAGTCCGAGCGGATCCGCGCCCTGGCCGAGGGCTAG